One Ostrea edulis chromosome 2, xbOstEdul1.1, whole genome shotgun sequence genomic region harbors:
- the LOC125682333 gene encoding uncharacterized protein LOC125682333: MFFWKVFGVFLGLLSTSTGSIDPQEICNQLFALDCNNYTPIETDESVCGTDNVHYDNYCLFGKARCINPSIDIKQVGHCHTNTGHQTTPLTTTIIHTSVTTPATTTTTMSFEMQLVCANANLITCTNEISLICGSDYKLYQNSCKFTLAMCSMPGLHNLTLADCRNPGRRVAQYIIN, translated from the exons ATGTTCTTCTGGAAGGTCTTTGGAGTTTTCTTGG GTCTGTTATCAACTTCCACCGGAAGCATCGATCCACAAGAAATCTGTAACCAGCTCTTCGCCCTAGACTGCAACAACTACACACCGATAGAGACTGACGAGTCGGTATGTGGCACCGATAACGTCCATTACGATAACTA CTGTCTGTTTGGCAAAGCTCGATGCATAAATCCTTCCATAGATATCAAGCAAGTAGGTCATTGCCACACAAACACAGGTCACCAGACAACCCCTCTCACAACTACCATCATCCATACCTCTGTCACCACCCCtgccaccaccaccaccacgaTGAGCTTTGAAATGCAACTTGTATGTGCTAATGCCAATCTCATCACATGTACGAACGAAATCAGCCTTATTTGCGGAAGTGATTACAAACTTTACCAAAACAG TTGTAAGTTTACATTGGCTATGTGCAGTATGCCTGGACTCCACAACCTTACGCTAGCCGATTGTCGCAATCCTGGCAGACGTGTGGCCCAATATattattaattaa